The genomic interval AGGAGGAGCAGCAGCACCAGAGCACGGGGACCTGAGAGCCTCCGCGTCGAGGGCCCGCCCTGTCCAAACAGGACGGGCCCCGCTGGTGCGGCTCAGGACTCCAGGGCGAAGTCGAACCCGAGCAAGGTGCTGCCCGACTGCGCGAACCAGCCATCCGTGGCGGAGGCGTGCTGGGTGAGCACATGGATGTCGCGGAAGCGCCGTTGGAGGGATGAGCCATCGCGGACGGGGCTGGTGCCGCTGGCGCGATAGCAGGCCGTCACCACCTCGGCGGAGGTGTCCACGAGCCACGCGGTGGTGCTGAGAATCTCCGCCGCGAAGTCCATGGCGGAGTCCGGCGCTTCGATGCAGCGGGTCCAGAAGCGCCCGGACAGTTCTTGAAGCATGGCGCGCGCGGCGCGCAGGTCGGATTGGGCGCGGCCCAACCTGTGCTGGAATTGAGGGGACTCGCGAAGGGTGTGGCGCGCATACAGGCGCCGCTTGCCTGACTTCGCCAGGGCGACCACGTCGTCGAGGGCCGCCTGCGCGATGCCGACAGCCACCGAGCCGATGTGCAGGCTGATTTGGAGTGGAGGGGCGACGAAGTGGGGGCTGGGCAGGCAGGGCTTGGCCGCGGCGACATCAAAAGCATACACGTCTGGGACGAAGACGTCCTCGACGGAGATGTCGTGACTGCCGCTGCCTCGCATTCCAAGCACCTGCCAGTTGTCGAGGATGCGCGCGGAGGAGGAGGGCACCAGCACCGTGCGCAGCGCGGGCTTGCCGTCCGAGCCCGTGACAGGTTTGCCATTTTCGTCCTTGAGGGCGCAGCTTCCGTAGAACCAGTCGCTGTGATGGCACCCCGTGGCGAAGTTCCATCGTCCCGTGACGCGGTAGCCGCCCGCCACCGTTCGAGCTTCGCCCTGCGTCGCCATGGCGCCCGCGGCGATGACGTCCGGGCTGGCCGCGTGGATGGCATCGAACTCCGAGCGAGGCAACACGGCGAACAGATGGGGGCTGCCCACGCCAATCATGGTCGTCCAGCCGAGGGAGCCGTCGATACGCCCCAGCTCCTCCAGCACCTCCAACCCTTCCAGGAGCGGCAGGTCCAGGCCCCCATGGCTGCGCGGCACGAACATCCGGAACACGCCCGCTGATTTGAGTTGGGCAATCACATCTGCGGGAATTCTCCGTGCCTGTTCAATTTCCGCGCCCCGCGCGGAGAGAGATGGCGCGAGCTCACGTACCGCCTGGAGGACCGCGGACCGACTGTTCGTCTTCACGTGCGACTCCCGGGAACGAGGGACACAATGCCTTCCACGCGGCACTCGCGGGGGACACCTCACACCCAACGCGGGCCCGTGACACGTGAATCCTTATCACAAACAGCACCAACACGTAATCCAGACACTCCCTGATGGCAGAGCGCTACACGCCGAGGGACGCGTCCACCGGACGTACATCTCCCACATCCACACGGCCGGATTCGAATGTTCCCCACGCAGCGTTCGTCCTTCGTGCCAGGATTTCTTGAACCCCCTCTGCGGATGGATTCCCCTCGTGAGGTGGACGTGAAGAAGCAGCAGAAGCAGAAGCAGGACAGGGCGGAGCGCAGTCGGTTCTGGGCAAAGAGCTTGAACGGATTACCCGCCGCTCACACAACGAAACCCGCAGCTTCCTCAGAAGAAATCGAGGTCTTTTCCAAACTTCTCATCGAAGACCTCGATGGTCACATGGTGCATGAGTGCGGGATCGTCAACACTCACATGCCGCGGAATCCTTTCAGGTCGCATGAGAATGCTCTCGTAGAAATCTCGACCTTGAGCAACCGACCAGTACGCAATGTCCATCAACCCATCCTCCGAAACCTCCGGTCCCACCATCACATCAAACGGCTCTCCTCGGAGCACAGAGGCCGTCCGAACAAACTCTTCGTGAAACCGAGCAACTTCCGCCTCACTCATCTCCCAGAGAATCCGCCTCAACTCATTCGCCTGACCATTGGCGCGCCGAATGATCTCCCAGAACATCTCTGAGACTTCTTCACCGAGCACCACATCCGCCATCTGCTCACCTCCTCCTTCTCGGCGCACGTCGCTCCAACCCAACAGCTCCCCATCTTAGTTTCGTGACACGGCCGCACTTGGTGCCGTGCCCGTCGCAGCACCAAGGGATGCACGGCGAGCTGTCCCACACGCTTTCAACCTCCGTCGGAAACCGTTGCAGCGAGGGGATGGCTGCTCCACCAGTCGCCCCGCCATCGGCTCGATGCTCTTGCGCTCGCCTTCGAGCAGGAGTCCTTTGACGTACCAGTCCATGGCTCGGCGCCGCTCCACACGGCCCAGGCCTGAGAACATCGACTCGAGGAAGCTCGCCAGATCTCCCTCCAGTCGCTTCAGCTGCATCGGAGTCATACCTGGGGAACAGTCCGCCCTCCCTCACGCATTCTTGAAGTGACCAAGTCGAACTAGGCGGGGCGAGCTGAGTTCCGCTTGGAACTTCGCCAATCGCAAGCCCAAGGACTTGGCATCTACTTCTTCTCACCCAAACGTTCGAGAAAATCCTCACCGACCTCCCGAACATCTGGATCACCATGGGAGGAGGCCGCTCTTGCAATCCGAAGTGTCAGGGCTTGGTCAAGCTCTACACACAGTTCAAGAATTCGCCGCCATTCATCATACCCACCGGAATCGAGAATCGGCGGAGCATCCTTCTGCAAGCGTTCGAGCACCCATTCTCTCGGGATCATAAGAATCGCCTTCCTGAATGCGCCCACTGCGCCATGACCGAAGCTCGCATAGTGCAGGAGGGTCGGGAATAGCTCCTGAAGTTCGGGGACTGGAAGAGATTCGAGCATCCGAACAGCAGCCGGGTCCATGCCCTGGCGCAGTGCAAGTCGAATCAATCCCACTCGAT from Myxococcus stipitatus carries:
- a CDS encoding acyl-CoA dehydrogenase family protein; protein product: MPRGRHCVPRSRESHVKTNSRSAVLQAVRELAPSLSARGAEIEQARRIPADVIAQLKSAGVFRMFVPRSHGGLDLPLLEGLEVLEELGRIDGSLGWTTMIGVGSPHLFAVLPRSEFDAIHAASPDVIAAGAMATQGEARTVAGGYRVTGRWNFATGCHHSDWFYGSCALKDENGKPVTGSDGKPALRTVLVPSSSARILDNWQVLGMRGSGSHDISVEDVFVPDVYAFDVAAAKPCLPSPHFVAPPLQISLHIGSVAVGIAQAALDDVVALAKSGKRRLYARHTLRESPQFQHRLGRAQSDLRAARAMLQELSGRFWTRCIEAPDSAMDFAAEILSTTAWLVDTSAEVVTACYRASGTSPVRDGSSLQRRFRDIHVLTQHASATDGWFAQSGSTLLGFDFALES
- a CDS encoding DUF4240 domain-containing protein; translation: MADVVLGEEVSEMFWEIIRRANGQANELRRILWEMSEAEVARFHEEFVRTASVLRGEPFDVMVGPEVSEDGLMDIAYWSVAQGRDFYESILMRPERIPRHVSVDDPALMHHVTIEVFDEKFGKDLDFF
- a CDS encoding transposase, which produces MTPMQLKRLEGDLASFLESMFSGLGRVERRRAMDWYVKGLLLEGERKSIEPMAGRLVEQPSPRCNGFRRRLKACGTARRASLGAATGTAPSAAVSRN